The Allorhodopirellula heiligendammensis genome includes a window with the following:
- a CDS encoding aminotransferase class I/II-fold pyridoxal phosphate-dependent enzyme: MIPIGGDPLSGFAAALDQVAAQNRRRQLRPSRIAGPFLIQQDGTRLLNFGGNDYLGVVADALTDSGVAARSELPSGATASALVCGWTPQHERLATAIAQAEGSEAAVVFPSGYAACCGAVATLCRAGDLILSDELNHASLIDGCRSSRAQRMVYPHRDASFVRALLSQKRSQFEQVWIVTDGVFSMDGDAAPLPELVAIAQQYQATLLIDEAHGTGVLGERGSGLCEALGLQEKIPIRIGTLSKAVGHQGGFVTGPRTVIDYLIQFCRTLIYSTALAPVTAAGACEVIEQMGGWGDRRSHLASLARYTRERLQRESWFSPSDVAALSELESGIPIVPLVVGSDERAVQLSRRLAERGFYVPAIRPPTVPEGTARLRLSLSAVHQTEHVDSLIEAITHCSS; the protein is encoded by the coding sequence GTGATCCCTATCGGAGGTGATCCGCTGTCCGGTTTCGCAGCTGCGCTCGACCAAGTTGCGGCGCAGAATCGTCGCAGACAGCTGCGGCCCTCGCGGATTGCTGGGCCGTTTCTCATTCAACAAGATGGCACCCGGCTTCTCAATTTCGGCGGCAACGATTATCTCGGCGTCGTCGCCGATGCATTGACGGATTCTGGCGTCGCCGCCAGGAGCGAACTCCCCAGCGGTGCCACGGCGAGCGCCCTCGTTTGCGGATGGACGCCGCAGCATGAACGCTTGGCAACGGCGATTGCGCAGGCCGAGGGAAGCGAAGCGGCGGTGGTGTTTCCATCGGGATATGCCGCCTGCTGTGGTGCGGTGGCAACGCTCTGTCGCGCCGGTGATTTGATTCTTAGCGATGAGCTCAATCATGCCTCGTTGATCGATGGCTGTCGGTCCTCGCGTGCGCAACGAATGGTTTATCCGCATCGAGACGCAAGCTTTGTTCGTGCATTGCTCTCGCAAAAGCGAAGTCAATTTGAACAGGTGTGGATTGTCACCGATGGTGTTTTTAGCATGGACGGCGACGCGGCTCCGCTGCCTGAACTCGTCGCCATTGCCCAACAGTACCAGGCCACCCTGCTCATCGATGAGGCTCATGGAACCGGTGTGCTGGGTGAGCGGGGCAGCGGTTTATGCGAAGCACTTGGATTGCAAGAAAAAATCCCGATCCGCATCGGCACGCTCAGTAAAGCGGTCGGGCATCAGGGCGGTTTTGTCACCGGCCCGCGCACGGTGATTGATTACCTAATTCAGTTTTGTCGTACGCTGATCTACAGCACCGCGTTGGCTCCCGTCACTGCGGCGGGCGCGTGTGAAGTGATCGAGCAGATGGGGGGCTGGGGTGATCGGCGATCGCATCTCGCTTCGCTGGCACGCTACACCCGCGAGCGTCTTCAACGCGAATCCTGGTTCTCGCCCAGCGACGTAGCAGCACTTAGCGAGCTCGAATCAGGTATCCCGATCGTGCCCTTGGTCGTCGGTAGCGATGAGCGGGCCGTTCAACTGAGCAGGCGACTCGCCGAGCGAGGGTTTTACGTTCCAGCGATCCGGCCACCGACGGTACCCGAAGGTACGGCGAGACTGCGTCTCTCGTTGTCCGCTGTGCATCAAACAGAGCATGTCGATTCGCTGATCGAAGCAATCACACACTGCTCGTCGTAG
- a CDS encoding histidine triad nucleotide-binding protein: MSSIFSKIIAREIPADIVYEDDDCLAFRDIAPKAPVHVLVIPKREIVSLAELQPEDEAVMGRCVIAASQIAAAEGLSGGYRLIVNCGDDGGQEVPHVHFHLLGGRKMTWPPG, translated from the coding sequence ATGTCAAGCATTTTCAGCAAAATCATTGCCCGTGAAATCCCTGCGGATATCGTATACGAAGACGATGACTGTTTGGCGTTTCGTGATATTGCCCCCAAGGCACCCGTACACGTGCTGGTAATTCCCAAGCGGGAAATTGTCTCCCTCGCCGAACTGCAACCCGAAGACGAAGCAGTGATGGGACGCTGTGTCATCGCCGCATCCCAAATCGCTGCCGCCGAAGGTCTCAGCGGTGGCTATCGCCTGATTGTCAACTGTGGAGACGACGGCGGCCAGGAAGTTCCCCACGTACACTTCCATCTTCTCGGCGGCCGCAAAATGACATGGCCCCCCGGCTGA
- the lexA gene encoding transcriptional repressor LexA: MATPQLTERQRHVYELIRSLIQDRGYGPTVREIGEHFGIKSPNGVMCHLRALEKKGLITRKANKSRAIELTGEHARSTTALPLLGIVSEHPAPLNLDSPQVIDLGKSLATGDRVLVQVSGGAFAQQGILDGDYLVVEQNREGQEGDLVVCQFPGGHVALRTWDDRQVADSLLGVAVSMIREKI, encoded by the coding sequence ATGGCTACGCCTCAACTGACAGAACGCCAACGGCATGTCTACGAGCTAATCCGCTCGCTGATCCAAGATCGTGGATATGGTCCGACAGTTCGCGAAATCGGGGAGCATTTTGGCATTAAAAGCCCCAACGGCGTGATGTGCCATCTTCGGGCGTTGGAAAAAAAGGGCTTGATCACGCGGAAAGCGAACAAGTCGCGGGCGATCGAGTTGACTGGCGAGCACGCCCGCAGTACCACCGCCCTGCCGCTGCTGGGTATCGTTTCGGAACATCCCGCCCCATTGAATCTGGATTCACCTCAAGTGATCGACTTGGGAAAGTCGCTCGCAACCGGCGACCGAGTTCTGGTTCAGGTCTCCGGTGGCGCCTTCGCGCAGCAGGGCATCTTGGACGGCGACTATCTCGTTGTCGAGCAAAACCGCGAAGGTCAGGAGGGCGACCTCGTGGTCTGCCAATTCCCTGGCGGCCACGTCGCACTGCGGACCTGGGACGATCGTCAAGTCGCTGACTCGCTCCTGGGGGTCGCCGTTTCGATGATTCGAGAGAAGATATAA
- a CDS encoding undecaprenyl-diphosphate phosphatase, with protein MTDLLRVFILAVVQGIAEFLPISSSGHLVILNDLLGGLDESATLVIILHAGTLGSILVVYWRRILDLLTRDRRVIGLMVVGTVPAVVIGLTIKKGFPWLTESPAVAAPMLILTGILLLGLGKLPKRAQRYTQLSWMGAFVVGCFQAVAILPGISRSGSTIFAGRLLGLSKEDSVTFSFLLAIPAICGAVTLAIKDLVDGSEAASELPLLTLLIGALVAFLVGIAALKWLIRWSQEDRLHWFAYWCIPVGAVFTLYYWGGLGG; from the coding sequence GTGACCGACCTTTTACGTGTTTTCATCCTTGCCGTCGTCCAGGGGATCGCGGAGTTTCTGCCGATCAGCTCGTCAGGTCACCTCGTGATCCTCAACGATCTGCTGGGCGGACTCGATGAATCGGCGACGCTGGTAATCATCCTGCATGCCGGCACCCTCGGTTCGATTCTCGTCGTCTACTGGCGGCGGATCCTCGATTTGCTAACCCGCGATCGCCGGGTCATTGGGCTGATGGTGGTCGGTACAGTACCCGCTGTCGTGATTGGCCTGACGATCAAGAAAGGTTTTCCGTGGCTCACCGAGTCGCCCGCCGTCGCGGCACCGATGCTAATCTTGACGGGCATCTTGTTGCTGGGACTGGGCAAGCTTCCCAAACGCGCCCAACGCTACACCCAACTGAGTTGGATGGGCGCGTTCGTGGTGGGATGTTTCCAAGCCGTCGCGATTCTGCCCGGGATCAGCCGGAGTGGTTCGACGATATTCGCTGGACGTTTGCTGGGATTAAGCAAGGAGGACTCGGTTACGTTTTCGTTTCTGCTGGCGATTCCGGCAATATGCGGAGCGGTGACGCTGGCGATCAAAGATCTCGTTGACGGCAGCGAAGCGGCCAGCGAGCTGCCGCTGTTGACCCTACTCATCGGAGCTCTCGTGGCATTTCTCGTTGGAATCGCTGCCCTGAAATGGCTGATTCGCTGGAGCCAAGAGGATCGCCTGCACTGGTTTGCCTACTGGTGCATCCCCGTCGGCGCCGTCTTCACGCTCTATTATTGGGGTGGTCTCGGGGGCTAA
- a CDS encoding ComEA family DNA-binding protein, with translation MRRQLDRRFNDTRGPLQNPGVDIPLVGVALVFILCQWVGPRPPDSPLRRQNLPRGPLIKLSLNDATANELGLLPQIGPKMAQRIIHFRNSRSLFRNWAEFESISGVGPATIQTIQPYCAIVPVTEDLASNH, from the coding sequence ATGAGACGACAGCTCGATCGACGATTCAACGACACACGTGGACCGCTGCAGAACCCGGGCGTTGACATCCCGCTGGTCGGTGTGGCACTCGTCTTTATCCTGTGCCAATGGGTCGGGCCCCGCCCGCCGGACAGCCCACTGCGGCGCCAGAACCTGCCGCGAGGCCCCTTGATAAAGCTGAGTTTGAACGATGCCACCGCGAACGAGCTCGGATTGCTGCCCCAGATCGGCCCCAAGATGGCCCAGCGGATTATTCATTTCCGCAATTCGCGTTCACTGTTTCGTAACTGGGCTGAATTTGAGAGCATTTCAGGGGTGGGCCCAGCGACGATCCAGACGATTCAGCCCTACTGTGCCATCGTGCCCGTGACCGAGGATCTGGCCAGCAATCATTGA
- a CDS encoding acyl-CoA thioesterase, with protein sequence MRHSLEFRVAYQETDGQRRVHHANYLNYFERGRVEMLRSIGHDYKAIEDSGRMLVVTEMNVRYHAPADFDDLLTVTTEVLDVRKVRMRHRYMIHRGDTLLVEAVSVIACLDVNGKPARLPDLSPT encoded by the coding sequence CTGCGACACTCCCTTGAGTTTCGAGTGGCCTACCAAGAAACCGACGGTCAGCGACGGGTCCACCACGCAAATTACCTCAACTACTTTGAGCGTGGCCGAGTGGAAATGCTCCGCAGCATCGGCCACGATTACAAAGCCATCGAGGATAGTGGCCGCATGCTGGTAGTGACGGAGATGAATGTCCGCTATCACGCACCAGCAGATTTTGACGATCTCCTGACAGTTACCACAGAGGTGCTCGATGTCAGGAAAGTCCGCATGCGGCATCGCTACATGATCCATCGAGGCGACACCCTATTGGTCGAAGCAGTGTCGGTGATCGCATGCTTGGACGTCAACGGCAAGCCTGCGAGACTGCCGGACCTCAGTCCCACCTAG
- the radC gene encoding RadC family protein: MSDLRRRRYQSVLYPLAQRPRFRRSELAELVGEETTGFVTRTVNEVVRAGVLAKVREADEILYEWTDGDPVVAVDQWIDRRIHGDQVKETPEQERPRERLLRLGAASLSDAELLAILIRVGIVGESAVTGGQKLANRFHDELDRLRDAGLPELRNITPAVTKASYCQIMAALEIGRRATESLRQRPVEIHKITSTVEATQYCAEKFAYLAGDAVQEEFHIVTLDTKHKPIRSHRITVGTLDASLVHPREVFRPAIRDAAAAVLLIHNHPSGDPTPSREDHAVTDRLTEAGKLIGIVVLDHIVVARQRCVSIREFS, encoded by the coding sequence ATGAGCGACCTGCGACGCAGACGGTATCAAAGCGTACTCTATCCGCTGGCCCAGCGGCCACGGTTTCGCCGCAGTGAGCTCGCCGAGCTCGTCGGGGAGGAAACCACCGGCTTCGTCACTCGCACGGTCAATGAGGTGGTCCGGGCTGGCGTGTTGGCGAAGGTTCGCGAAGCGGACGAGATTCTTTATGAGTGGACCGACGGCGATCCAGTGGTCGCCGTCGACCAATGGATTGATCGTCGTATTCATGGTGATCAGGTCAAGGAGACGCCTGAGCAGGAACGGCCCCGCGAACGCTTACTGCGGCTCGGAGCGGCGTCCCTGTCGGATGCGGAACTGCTCGCGATTTTGATTCGTGTGGGTATCGTGGGTGAGTCGGCGGTGACGGGTGGCCAAAAACTCGCCAATCGATTTCACGACGAACTCGATCGTCTCCGCGATGCCGGTTTGCCGGAACTGCGCAACATCACTCCTGCAGTCACCAAGGCCAGTTATTGTCAAATCATGGCGGCACTGGAAATCGGTCGACGCGCCACCGAATCGCTGCGTCAACGTCCAGTTGAAATTCACAAGATCACCTCGACGGTCGAGGCTACCCAGTACTGTGCGGAAAAATTTGCCTATCTCGCCGGTGATGCTGTGCAGGAGGAATTCCACATTGTGACGCTCGATACCAAGCACAAACCAATTCGCTCGCACCGCATCACTGTCGGGACGCTCGACGCGTCATTGGTGCACCCACGAGAAGTGTTCCGACCGGCGATCCGAGATGCCGCTGCGGCGGTGCTGTTGATTCACAACCACCCCTCGGGCGACCCCACGCCAAGTCGGGAAGACCATGCCGTCACTGACCGCTTAACCGAAGCGGGAAAACTCATTGGCATTGTCGTACTCGATCACATCGTCGTCGCCCGCCAGCGGTGTGTGAGTATCCGTGAGTTCTCGTGA
- a CDS encoding type III polyketide synthase, whose product MASLLSVASAAPRHQADRQLSTTQAQRMSCRTAREASTVEKLHRRTGVENRGSVLLDQAPSGALTQSFYEALSVDAHGPTTRTRNDRFAIEAPRLAVASAAQAIELSGCEASQITHVITVTCTGFRAPGVDIDLIEQLGLPATTQRTQIGFMGCHALINAFRVARGLVAAEPAACVLIASVELCSLHYQYGYDAQRIVSGSIFADGSAAAIVAGDDFNGSHHLGGLGEIAATGSCLIPGSRDAMSWLIGDHGFEMTLRPSVPELIEANLAGFLENWLAQENLQLDGIGGWAVHPGGTRILDAVEKALGLATQKLKASRDTLRRHGNMSSATLGFVLEEFNHASVPRPWVMLGFGPGLEIEVALIR is encoded by the coding sequence ATGGCATCACTCCTTTCGGTCGCATCCGCAGCCCCTCGCCATCAAGCTGATCGGCAGCTATCGACGACGCAGGCTCAGCGGATGTCCTGTCGGACTGCCCGAGAAGCGAGCACCGTCGAGAAACTGCACCGGCGAACCGGTGTCGAGAACCGGGGCAGCGTCTTGCTAGACCAGGCGCCCTCAGGGGCATTGACCCAGTCCTTTTACGAAGCGTTGAGCGTGGATGCTCATGGCCCCACGACACGCACGCGCAATGACCGATTCGCGATCGAAGCACCGCGACTGGCGGTTGCCTCAGCGGCCCAGGCGATTGAACTCAGTGGGTGCGAAGCGTCGCAGATCACGCATGTTATCACGGTCACGTGCACGGGATTCCGCGCCCCTGGCGTCGACATCGACCTGATCGAGCAACTCGGATTGCCCGCCACCACCCAGCGGACTCAAATTGGATTCATGGGCTGTCACGCACTGATCAACGCATTTCGCGTTGCCCGAGGACTCGTAGCAGCCGAGCCCGCAGCCTGTGTGCTGATCGCCAGCGTGGAACTGTGCTCACTGCATTACCAATACGGCTACGATGCGCAGCGAATTGTCTCGGGGTCCATATTCGCCGACGGGTCGGCGGCCGCGATTGTCGCTGGCGACGATTTCAACGGTAGTCACCATCTGGGTGGCCTAGGCGAAATCGCCGCCACCGGATCTTGCTTGATTCCGGGCAGTCGCGATGCGATGAGTTGGTTGATTGGGGACCACGGCTTCGAGATGACTCTCCGCCCCAGTGTGCCAGAACTCATTGAAGCGAATCTGGCCGGATTTCTCGAAAACTGGCTGGCCCAAGAGAATCTACAACTGGATGGCATCGGCGGATGGGCAGTCCACCCCGGGGGAACACGAATTCTAGACGCGGTTGAAAAAGCACTCGGTCTGGCCACGCAGAAACTGAAAGCATCTCGCGATACCCTGCGCCGACACGGCAACATGTCATCGGCCACACTCGGTTTCGTCTTGGAAGAATTTAATCACGCCAGCGTCCCACGCCCTTGGGTGATGCTCGGCTTTGGGCCGGGGCTGGAGATCGAGGTCGCACTGATTCGCTGA
- a CDS encoding metal-sulfur cluster assembly factor: MALAEDKVREALKEVIDPELYVNIVDLGLVYVVAVGEEKEDGRHDVNVEMTLTSPMCPAGPQLVAGTKAAAESLAEVDVCEVKVVMEPAWSPECMTEEARDHLGIF; this comes from the coding sequence ATGGCGTTAGCCGAAGACAAGGTTCGCGAAGCTCTCAAGGAGGTGATCGACCCGGAATTGTATGTCAATATTGTGGACTTGGGATTGGTATACGTCGTTGCCGTGGGCGAAGAAAAGGAAGACGGTCGGCATGACGTGAACGTGGAAATGACGCTGACCAGCCCCATGTGTCCTGCAGGACCACAATTGGTCGCTGGAACGAAAGCCGCCGCAGAATCGCTCGCAGAAGTCGATGTCTGCGAAGTCAAAGTGGTGATGGAACCAGCCTGGTCGCCCGAATGCATGACCGAGGAAGCCCGCGACCACCTGGGCATCTTTTAA
- a CDS encoding NAD(P)/FAD-dependent oxidoreductase, whose amino-acid sequence MSPHFNAAPSRVLVIGGGVAGCAAAIRFAHRGNEVTLAERASFPREKICGCCLGAAGLRALDAIGLAQSVRDLGVPTERFTGYLQIPRLSPTNTAPRVCASEIHLPIAAGVAIARSVLDTFLVEQARQAGVRPWQPYEAQIVSTDNNKTLVRYRSADGSQKPHDWELTDEFDLVVVATGLSGDFSGSHSIPSSGASNANVNSDGSANPRRWQLPWIQSPHGPFGIAAHLPSQHPLACDWRLDEGEIEMICGDEGYVGLVRLPGGAIDIAAALRTSSQQVRPPSPTERLAALLGSHPGCTDSLGERISDWLRSEARLMTAPPLRRTRWPGRGRVVAIGDCAGYVEPMTGEGMTWGIESGLAVADLWAKPGSQDDFANHWHTRLRALQQKRRILCGSVTRALRSPGLRRAAHFSLTRAPWLAMPITRSLAAGPTFAPTASRMP is encoded by the coding sequence ATGTCACCCCACTTCAACGCTGCTCCTTCGCGGGTGCTGGTGATTGGGGGTGGGGTCGCAGGCTGTGCGGCAGCGATTCGGTTTGCTCATCGGGGCAACGAGGTGACTTTGGCCGAGCGGGCCTCGTTTCCACGCGAGAAAATCTGCGGCTGCTGTCTCGGTGCCGCAGGATTGCGGGCTCTCGACGCGATCGGCCTCGCGCAATCCGTTCGCGATCTGGGCGTGCCCACCGAGCGTTTTACTGGCTATTTGCAAATCCCGCGTCTCTCACCCACAAATACAGCCCCGCGGGTCTGCGCGAGCGAGATCCATCTGCCCATTGCCGCGGGTGTCGCGATCGCTCGCAGCGTGTTGGACACGTTCTTAGTCGAGCAAGCCCGGCAGGCAGGCGTCCGCCCGTGGCAACCTTACGAGGCCCAGATCGTTTCAACAGACAACAACAAAACCCTGGTTCGATACCGCAGCGCCGATGGTTCGCAGAAACCGCACGACTGGGAGCTGACCGACGAGTTTGACCTGGTCGTCGTCGCGACGGGACTGAGTGGCGATTTCTCTGGGAGCCACTCTATCCCAAGCAGCGGCGCCTCCAACGCCAACGTCAACAGCGACGGCAGCGCGAACCCACGTCGCTGGCAGTTGCCCTGGATCCAATCTCCCCACGGTCCCTTCGGCATCGCGGCTCATCTGCCCAGCCAGCACCCCCTCGCCTGCGACTGGCGTCTGGACGAAGGCGAGATCGAGATGATCTGTGGCGACGAGGGGTACGTCGGGCTGGTTCGCCTACCGGGCGGCGCGATCGATATCGCGGCGGCGCTGCGGACATCGAGCCAACAAGTTCGTCCGCCAAGCCCAACCGAACGGCTGGCAGCACTACTTGGGAGTCATCCTGGCTGCACCGACAGTCTGGGTGAGCGAATCAGCGACTGGCTACGATCGGAGGCGCGACTCATGACAGCGCCCCCCCTTCGTCGAACGCGATGGCCCGGTCGCGGGCGTGTCGTGGCGATCGGTGATTGTGCTGGCTATGTCGAGCCGATGACAGGTGAGGGGATGACGTGGGGGATCGAGAGCGGATTGGCCGTGGCCGACCTGTGGGCCAAGCCAGGCTCGCAGGACGACTTTGCAAACCATTGGCACACGAGGTTGCGGGCACTCCAGCAAAAGCGGCGCATCCTTTGCGGGAGCGTCACCCGAGCGTTGCGTTCGCCTGGACTCCGGCGGGCGGCCCATTTCAGTTTGACTCGCGCTCCCTGGCTAGCCATGCCGATCACCCGTAGTCTGGCGGCGGGGCCGACGTTCGCACCCACTGCGTCCCGAATGCCGTGA
- a CDS encoding efflux RND transporter periplasmic adaptor subunit yields the protein MPCQRAAAQGGPAVVMVTEVQQLELAAEQSFVANVRPRRRSTIGSAVFGRVEEFLVDAGQAVQKDQPLAQLRVKTIGIEIAAAEAELRLRRAELAELQNGSRPAEIALAKATAESAEAARQYAEAKFRRFERLFDNLSGASQDEFEAARAEALKAAAEVAIADSSFELATEGPRAERIEQAAAQVAVSEQTVEGLRDRFGKYTIRCPFDGYVAAELTETGAWVNQGDLVAEVVEIDPVEVEVFVPQSNIRFVETGMEVHVAVEALDGEVFTGKVDQIIPVADERSRTFPVRVVVPNPKVAGRARLLPGMLAKVALPSGESKPRWMVPKDALQLGGPTPVIWKVVDGKAVVVPIRTGPSSGALISIAPIEPEAIQQGDAIITRGNERVRPGQSVVLAK from the coding sequence ATGCCTTGCCAGCGCGCTGCCGCCCAGGGCGGGCCTGCGGTGGTGATGGTCACCGAAGTGCAGCAGCTGGAACTCGCCGCCGAACAGTCCTTTGTCGCCAACGTGCGGCCGCGGCGACGCAGCACGATCGGTAGCGCCGTTTTTGGCCGGGTGGAAGAATTTCTCGTCGACGCGGGCCAAGCCGTCCAGAAGGATCAGCCGCTCGCTCAGCTGAGGGTGAAAACCATTGGCATTGAGATCGCCGCAGCCGAAGCGGAACTGAGATTAAGACGAGCCGAGTTAGCAGAGTTGCAGAATGGTTCACGTCCGGCGGAGATCGCCCTGGCAAAGGCCACGGCCGAGTCCGCGGAGGCGGCTCGACAATACGCGGAGGCAAAATTCCGACGCTTCGAACGACTCTTCGATAATCTTTCCGGGGCCTCTCAGGACGAATTCGAAGCCGCCCGCGCAGAAGCGCTGAAAGCGGCCGCTGAGGTCGCCATCGCTGACAGTTCCTTCGAACTCGCCACAGAAGGCCCCCGCGCCGAACGCATTGAACAAGCCGCTGCACAGGTCGCTGTCAGTGAACAAACGGTCGAAGGACTGCGAGATCGCTTCGGAAAATACACGATCCGTTGCCCGTTCGATGGCTACGTCGCTGCGGAACTGACCGAGACCGGTGCGTGGGTCAACCAGGGTGATTTGGTCGCCGAGGTTGTCGAGATCGATCCTGTTGAGGTGGAGGTTTTCGTTCCCCAATCCAATATCCGCTTTGTCGAAACGGGGATGGAGGTTCACGTGGCTGTGGAAGCCCTCGATGGCGAGGTATTCACCGGCAAGGTGGATCAGATTATCCCCGTCGCCGACGAGCGCTCGCGAACGTTTCCGGTGCGGGTGGTCGTGCCCAATCCCAAAGTCGCTGGGCGCGCAAGATTGCTGCCGGGGATGCTTGCCAAGGTCGCGCTGCCGTCCGGAGAGAGCAAGCCGCGCTGGATGGTTCCCAAGGATGCGCTCCAGCTAGGTGGGCCGACACCCGTGATCTGGAAAGTCGTGGACGGGAAAGCCGTCGTGGTGCCCATCCGCACGGGGCCCTCCAGCGGAGCATTGATATCCATCGCACCCATCGAACCAGAAGCGATCCAGCAGGGTGATGCGATCATCACACGTGGAAACGAACGCGTGCGCCCGGGACAGAGCGTGGTCCTCGCGAAGTAA
- a CDS encoding DUF368 domain-containing protein — MSTKLTVTNIPEIDDCDTSAATKSSVRRAATGRAGTITGDAVNVFRGFCMGAADTVPGVSGGTVALILGHYDRLIAAISHIDSDAVKMLAGGRFRALFEKLDLRFLIALAAGIVIGIGTLAGLMHWLLLHRMNETMAVFFGLVLASVWVVRRNVSKWTPGGYVALIVGAAIALAVSSIPASNGDIHLLYLFLSASIAICAMILPGISGAFVLLLLGVYEPVIGMVKQFFKLDIEPLLLLRLTVFTLGCGFGLLAFSRLLNYLLRHHRDVTMATLIGLMIGSVGRLWPLQVVTPETAGLELKFQETVYVTPAQYDGSVIVLIALAAIAGSVVLIADLVTRRLTPEKIQ; from the coding sequence ATGTCGACGAAACTAACTGTGACGAACATCCCTGAAATTGACGATTGTGACACCTCCGCTGCGACGAAGTCGAGTGTTCGCCGGGCCGCGACGGGGCGGGCGGGAACGATCACCGGAGACGCTGTGAATGTATTTCGCGGTTTTTGCATGGGGGCAGCCGATACGGTTCCCGGTGTCAGCGGTGGGACGGTGGCCCTGATCCTGGGGCACTATGACCGACTCATCGCCGCGATCAGCCACATCGACAGTGACGCGGTCAAGATGCTCGCGGGCGGACGATTTCGTGCTCTTTTCGAGAAACTTGACCTCCGTTTTTTGATCGCTTTGGCTGCTGGCATTGTCATTGGCATCGGCACACTCGCCGGTCTGATGCACTGGTTGCTGCTGCACCGCATGAACGAGACGATGGCGGTGTTTTTTGGGCTGGTACTCGCTAGTGTGTGGGTGGTTCGCCGCAACGTTTCGAAGTGGACGCCGGGAGGTTATGTCGCACTGATTGTCGGGGCTGCGATTGCGCTGGCGGTCTCGAGCATTCCCGCTAGCAACGGCGACATTCACCTGCTGTATCTATTCTTGAGTGCCTCGATCGCGATCTGTGCGATGATTCTGCCGGGCATCAGCGGCGCATTCGTGCTGTTGCTGCTGGGCGTTTACGAGCCAGTGATTGGGATGGTGAAACAGTTTTTTAAGCTGGACATTGAACCCCTGCTCTTGCTGCGTTTAACCGTTTTTACGCTTGGATGCGGCTTCGGCTTGCTGGCGTTCTCCCGTTTGCTCAATTATCTGCTCAGGCATCATCGCGACGTCACGATGGCAACATTGATCGGGTTGATGATCGGTTCGGTGGGGCGGTTATGGCCCTTGCAGGTCGTCACGCCGGAGACGGCAGGCCTCGAGCTCAAATTCCAAGAAACCGTTTATGTCACGCCGGCGCAGTACGATGGCAGCGTCATCGTGCTCATCGCCCTCGCCGCGATCGCCGGGAGTGTCGTACTCATTGCTGATCTTGTCACTCGACGGTTGACACCTGAGAAGATCCAGTAG